The following are encoded in a window of Hemiscyllium ocellatum isolate sHemOce1 chromosome 35, sHemOce1.pat.X.cur, whole genome shotgun sequence genomic DNA:
- the LOC132832606 gene encoding muscarinic acetylcholine receptor M2-like has protein sequence MIIIVILAGSLTFVTIIGNLLVIISITFNRHLQTINNFFILSLAFSDLIVAVICMNIYTVYNAFGYWPMGPVVCDLWLAFDHVVNNASSMNLVVISFDRYFCVKKPLSYPMKRTPQMAMVMIAAAWVLPFIMWAPSILLWQFIVGERTVHEGQCYIQFLSNPVVSLAILIVAFYLPAFIMIVLYVCISHASKSRIKDNKEYSESSVSSVASNQMKEETIQESTNISTIESDLRAGNSNLSCVMVFSQSNTAYDCMTAETMTDFTSSNRNERDIDDSHRIKNPGKTRNKIKKVGVSREKKVTRTVMVIVLAFLITWTPYVSILLVDTLYSVSIPNIVWNLGYWLCYTNSAINPVCYALCNNTFKKTFKYLLLCQYKNFVTAK, from the exons ATGATCATCATTGTGATTTTGGCAGGATCGTTAACTTTTGTAACAATTATCGGAAACCTTTTGGTCATTATTTCTATCACATTCAACCGACATTTGCAGACTATTAACAACTTTTTTATTTTAAGTTTAGCCTTCTCTGATTTGATAGTAGCTGTAATATGCATGAATATTTACACAGTTTACAATGCATTTGGCTACTGGCCAATGGGCCCTGTGGTATGCGATTTATGGCTTGCCTTCGACCATGTTGTTAATAATGCATCATCCATGAATCTCGTTGTCATCAGTTTTGACCGGTACTTCTGTGTCAAAAAGCCATTGAGTTATCCTATGAAAAGGACTCCTCAGATGGCAATGGTGATGATTGCCGCTGCTTGGGTACTGCCATTCATTATGTGGGCTCCTTCCATTCTCTTATGGCAGTTCATTGTCGGGGAACGGACAGTTCATGAGGGTCAATGTTACATTCAATTCCTTTCAAACCCAGTTGTTTCTCTAGCTATTCTTATAGTAGCTTTCTATCTCCCTGCTTTCATCATGATTGTCTTGTATGTCTGCATATCCCATGCCAGCAAGAGTCGAATAAAGGATAACAAGGAATATTCTGAATC TTCAGTTAGTTCGGTGGCATCAAACCAAATGAAGGAGGAAACAATCCAAGAAAGCACAAATATTTCTACCATAGAAAGTGACTTGCGGGCAGGCAACTCAAACCTTTCTTGTGTAATGGTATTTAGCCAATCAAACACTGCTTACGACTGCATGACAGCAGAGACAATGACAGATTTCACCAGCAGCAACAGAAATGAGAGAGATATTGATGACAGCCACCGTATCAAGAATCCAGGCAAGACACGCAATAAAATAAAGAAAGTAGGTGTATCCCGAGAGAAGAAGGTGACGAGGACCGTCATGGTTATTGTATTAGCATTTCTTATTACATGGACAccatatgtttccattcttctcgTTGACACTTTATATTCAGTCTCTATCCCGAATATAGTCTGGAACTTAGGATATTGGCTGTGTTACACCAATAGTGCCATCAATCCGGTCTGTTACGCACTTTGTAATAACACATTCAAAAAAACATTCAAATATCTCCTGTTATGCCAATACAAGAATTTCGTTACAGCAAAATGA